A genomic segment from Cuculus canorus isolate bCucCan1 chromosome 18, bCucCan1.pri, whole genome shotgun sequence encodes:
- the PIK3R5 gene encoding phosphoinositide 3-kinase regulatory subunit 5 isoform X1, which translates to MQHTTCTEDRIYHALERCLHGLSRDAVSSRWAAGLCLNCWSLQELVSRDAGNYLILVEKILSKTKEVQEKCDYDLVTPLALLFYSAVLYAPHFPPDSDLLLKAASVYHSFLTWPIPYCDIFHELLTFISDELKAPGISFQRLVRTEQGLPVKNYQSSTVTVLLLNRSEVQSEFLSIAEKLSTSEHPQRTTLILLLEHLYQANFGTCCDLDSLHHLLKSKTLEELSEIYASAADAQEIAAASSDPVLARERLQSMLRDIAGAASFPAIAGEAQPRKLHTIPIPAARCYTYTWDQDNFDILNDVLSKECSVVEPMASENEEEDEEEEEEEVETDGCSPERDSLLSPICAISKDSVYSALSEEGSKPSRVSLFTTSKDSISELTVVSRKSLKSFVSSLRDCMDSGYAEDSDESSLDVVGRPELKVEKTHHKYRHMLTNKIYKLFKSKSQLVLRRDLKDCSDAGSLSLPLRRAESLCTPQAKHRILARSRRAHSLPQHVLSQRLPAPLAPQHLSLHRRPYLSYDEDTKVSTLRVVVFGSDRISGKVARAYSNLRLKESTCPSLTRYFKLQFFYIPVKRNCLAPSIPLMHPSPSLGDPQLRVSAQAFQDPTLAGMESSTNDISHYIGMLDPWYERNVLGLMNLPMDVLCQSAKPEAEPREDSQEQLPILADMILYYCRFATRPVLLQLYQTELTFVGGEKMTEVFIHSLELGHSAATRAIKASGPGSKRLGIDGDREAIPLTLQIAYSKTAISGRSLWNDVEKVCTSVNLSKACKKREELASKTECLNLTMTEVVKRQNSKSKKSFNQQISVSQIKVDKVQIIGVQCSFAVCLDQDEQKILQSVTRCEISVCYKPRDSNLFALRGSSLPSQDPSEFHSLLCLPIATFSGALL; encoded by the exons CCGGGCTGTGCCTGAACTGCTGGAGCCTGCAGGAGCTGGTGAGCCGAGACGCTGGCAACTACCTCATCCTCGTGGAGAAGATCCTCAGCAAGACCAAAGAG GTGCAGGAGAAGTGCGACTATGATCTCGTCACACCGCTTGCTCTGCTCTTCTACTCTGCAGTCCTGTAT GCTCCCCACTTCCCACCGGACTCTGACTTGCTCCTGAAAGCTGCCAGCGTGTACCACAGCTTTCTGACCTGGCCTATACCCTACTGTGACATTTTCCATGAGCTGCTCACCTTCATCAGTGACGAGCTCAAGGCTCCCG GGATCTCCTTCCAGAGGCTGGTGAGGACAGAGCAGGGGCTTCCTGTGAAGAACTACCAGAGCTCCACTGT GACTGTGCTGCTTCTCAACCGCTCTGAGGTGCAGAGCGAGTTCCTCTCCATCGCTGAGAAGCTGAGCACCAGCGAGCACCCACAGCGTACCACACTCATCCTGCTCCTTGAGCACCTCTACCAGGCCAACTTCGGCACCTGCTGTGACCTGGACAGCCTGCACCACCTCCTGAAG TCCAAGACACTGGAAGAGCTCTCAGAGATCTACGCCAGCGCCGCTGATGCACAGGAGATTGCAGCTGCCAGCAGTGACCCTGTCCTGGCCCGCGAGCGACTGCAGTCCATGCTGCGGGACATCGCCGGGGCTGCATCCTTTCCTGCCATTGCAG GTGAGGCTCAGCCCCGCAAGCTCCacaccatccccatccctgccgcTCGCTGCTACACTTACACCTGGGATCAGGATAACTTTG ATATTCTCAATGATGTCCTCAGCAAAGAATGCAGTGTTGTTGAGCCCATGGCCTCGGAGaatgaggaggaagatgaagaggaggaagaggaggaggtggaaacTGATGGCTGTTCCCCTGAGCGGGACTCACTGCTTTCCCCAATCTGTGCTATTTCCAAAGACTCTGTGTACTCAGCGCTGTCGGAGGAGGGATCTAAGCCTTCACGAGTGTCCCTCTTCACTACCTCCAAGGACTCCATCTCAGAGCTGACAGTGGTCTCCAGAAAGTCCTTGAAGTCGTTTGTCTCCAGCCTGAGGGACTGCATGGACAGTGGCTACGCAGAGGACAGTGATGAGAGCTCCCTGGACGTGGTGGGGAGGCCAGAGCTGAAGGTAGAGAAGACCCACCACAAATACAGACACATGCTGACCAACAAGATCTACAAACTGTTTAAGAGCAAAAGCCAACTGGTGTTGAGGAGGGACTTGAAGGACTGCTCGGATGCAGGCTCACTCTCTCTGCCCCTGCGCCGGGCTGAGAGCCTGTGCACCCCCCAGGCCAAGCACCGCATCCTGGCGCGCTCCCGGCGTGCTCACTCGCTCCCACAGCATGTCCTGAGCCAGCGGCTGCCAGCCCCGCTTGCCCCGCAGCACCTCAGCCTCCACCGACGGCCCTACCTCAGCTACGATGAGGACACCAAGGTGTCCACGCTGCGTGTTGTGGTCTTTGGCTCTGACCGCATCTCAGGGAAAGTGGCCCGAGCCTACAGCAACCTCAG GCTCAAGGAGAGCACTTGCCCCTCACTGACAAGGTACTTCAAGCTGCAGTTTTTCTACATCCCCGTGAAGAGAAACTGCTTGGCTCCATCGATCCCGCTGATgcatccctctccatccctgggggaCCCACAGCTCCGGGTTTCGGCACAGGCG TTTCAGGATCCCACCTtggctgggatggagagcagcacCAACGACATCTCCCACTACATCGGCATGTTGGACCCATGGTACGAGCGCAACGTTCTTGGGCTGATGAACCTGCCCATGGATGTCCTGTGTCAG TCTGCCAAGCCGGAGGCTGAGCCCCGGGAGGACTCGCAGGAGCAGCTGCCCATCCTGGCTGACATGATCCTCTACTACTGCCGCTTTGCCACACgccctgtcctgctgcagctctaCCAGACCGAG CTCACCTTTGTTGGGGGAGAAAAGATGACTGAAGTCTTCATCCACTCCCTTGAGCTGGGCCACTCGGCAGCCACGCGGGCCATCAAAGCATCAG GTCCCGGCAGCAAAAGGCTGGGCATAGATGGAGACAGAGAAGCAATCCCACTAACACTACAGATTGCCTACAGCAAG ACAGCCATCAGTGGAAGAAGTCTCTGGAACGATGTTGAGAAGGTTTGCACATCTGTCAACCTTAGCAAAGCCTGCAAGAAGCGTGAAGAACTAG cctCCAAGACAGAGTGTCTCAACTTAACCATGACGGAGGTGGTCAAAAGGCAAAACTCCAAATCCAAAAAGAGTTTCAATCAG CAGATCAGTGTGTCCCAAATCAAAGTAGACAAGGTCCAGATCATCGGTGTCCAGTGCTCCTTCGCCGTCTGCCTGGACCAGGATGAGCAGAAGATCCTGCAGAGTGTAACCAG GTGTGAGATCTCTGTGTGCTACAAACCCAGGGACAGCAATCTCTTTGCACTGAGAGGGtcctctctgccttcccaggACCCCTCCGAGTTTCATTCTCTCCTGTGTTTACCCATTGCCACCTTCAGTGGAGCACTGCTGTAG
- the PIK3R5 gene encoding phosphoinositide 3-kinase regulatory subunit 5 isoform X2 — protein sequence MQHTTCTEDRIYHALERCLHGLSRDAVSSRWAAGLCLNCWSLQELVSRDAGNYLILVEKILSKTKEVQEKCDYDLVTPLALLFYSAVLYAPHFPPDSDLLLKAASVYHSFLTWPIPYCDIFHELLTFISDELKAPGISFQRLVRTEQGLPVKNYQSSTVTVLLLNRSEVQSEFLSIAEKLSTSEHPQRTTLILLLEHLYQANFGTCCDLDSLHHLLKSKTLEELSEIYASAADAQEIAAASSDPVLARERLQSMLRDIAGAASFPAIAGEAQPRKLHTIPIPAARCYTYTWDQDNFDILNDVLSKECSVVEPMASENEEEDEEEEEEEVETDGCSPERDSLLSPICAISKDSVYSALSEEGSKPSRVSLFTTSKDSISELTVVSRKSLKSFVSSLRDCMDSGYAEDSDESSLDVVGRPELKVEKTHHKYRHMLTNKIYKLFKSKSQLVLRRDLKDCSDAGSLSLPLRRAESLCTPQAKHRILARSRRAHSLPQHVLSQRLPAPLAPQHLSLHRRPYLSYDEDTKVSTLRVVVFGSDRISGKVARAYSNLRLKESTCPSLTRYFKLQFFYIPVKRNCLAPSIPLMHPSPSLGDPQLRVSAQAFQDPTLAGMESSTNDISHYIGMLDPWYERNVLGLMNLPMDVLCQSAKPEAEPREDSQEQLPILADMILYYCRFATRPVLLQLYQTELTFVGGEKMTEVFIHSLELGHSAATRAIKASGPGSKRLGIDGDREAIPLTLQIAYSKTAISGRSLWNDVEKVCTSVNLSKACKKREELASKTECLNLTMTEVVKRQNSKSKKSFNQISVSQIKVDKVQIIGVQCSFAVCLDQDEQKILQSVTRCEISVCYKPRDSNLFALRGSSLPSQDPSEFHSLLCLPIATFSGALL from the exons CCGGGCTGTGCCTGAACTGCTGGAGCCTGCAGGAGCTGGTGAGCCGAGACGCTGGCAACTACCTCATCCTCGTGGAGAAGATCCTCAGCAAGACCAAAGAG GTGCAGGAGAAGTGCGACTATGATCTCGTCACACCGCTTGCTCTGCTCTTCTACTCTGCAGTCCTGTAT GCTCCCCACTTCCCACCGGACTCTGACTTGCTCCTGAAAGCTGCCAGCGTGTACCACAGCTTTCTGACCTGGCCTATACCCTACTGTGACATTTTCCATGAGCTGCTCACCTTCATCAGTGACGAGCTCAAGGCTCCCG GGATCTCCTTCCAGAGGCTGGTGAGGACAGAGCAGGGGCTTCCTGTGAAGAACTACCAGAGCTCCACTGT GACTGTGCTGCTTCTCAACCGCTCTGAGGTGCAGAGCGAGTTCCTCTCCATCGCTGAGAAGCTGAGCACCAGCGAGCACCCACAGCGTACCACACTCATCCTGCTCCTTGAGCACCTCTACCAGGCCAACTTCGGCACCTGCTGTGACCTGGACAGCCTGCACCACCTCCTGAAG TCCAAGACACTGGAAGAGCTCTCAGAGATCTACGCCAGCGCCGCTGATGCACAGGAGATTGCAGCTGCCAGCAGTGACCCTGTCCTGGCCCGCGAGCGACTGCAGTCCATGCTGCGGGACATCGCCGGGGCTGCATCCTTTCCTGCCATTGCAG GTGAGGCTCAGCCCCGCAAGCTCCacaccatccccatccctgccgcTCGCTGCTACACTTACACCTGGGATCAGGATAACTTTG ATATTCTCAATGATGTCCTCAGCAAAGAATGCAGTGTTGTTGAGCCCATGGCCTCGGAGaatgaggaggaagatgaagaggaggaagaggaggaggtggaaacTGATGGCTGTTCCCCTGAGCGGGACTCACTGCTTTCCCCAATCTGTGCTATTTCCAAAGACTCTGTGTACTCAGCGCTGTCGGAGGAGGGATCTAAGCCTTCACGAGTGTCCCTCTTCACTACCTCCAAGGACTCCATCTCAGAGCTGACAGTGGTCTCCAGAAAGTCCTTGAAGTCGTTTGTCTCCAGCCTGAGGGACTGCATGGACAGTGGCTACGCAGAGGACAGTGATGAGAGCTCCCTGGACGTGGTGGGGAGGCCAGAGCTGAAGGTAGAGAAGACCCACCACAAATACAGACACATGCTGACCAACAAGATCTACAAACTGTTTAAGAGCAAAAGCCAACTGGTGTTGAGGAGGGACTTGAAGGACTGCTCGGATGCAGGCTCACTCTCTCTGCCCCTGCGCCGGGCTGAGAGCCTGTGCACCCCCCAGGCCAAGCACCGCATCCTGGCGCGCTCCCGGCGTGCTCACTCGCTCCCACAGCATGTCCTGAGCCAGCGGCTGCCAGCCCCGCTTGCCCCGCAGCACCTCAGCCTCCACCGACGGCCCTACCTCAGCTACGATGAGGACACCAAGGTGTCCACGCTGCGTGTTGTGGTCTTTGGCTCTGACCGCATCTCAGGGAAAGTGGCCCGAGCCTACAGCAACCTCAG GCTCAAGGAGAGCACTTGCCCCTCACTGACAAGGTACTTCAAGCTGCAGTTTTTCTACATCCCCGTGAAGAGAAACTGCTTGGCTCCATCGATCCCGCTGATgcatccctctccatccctgggggaCCCACAGCTCCGGGTTTCGGCACAGGCG TTTCAGGATCCCACCTtggctgggatggagagcagcacCAACGACATCTCCCACTACATCGGCATGTTGGACCCATGGTACGAGCGCAACGTTCTTGGGCTGATGAACCTGCCCATGGATGTCCTGTGTCAG TCTGCCAAGCCGGAGGCTGAGCCCCGGGAGGACTCGCAGGAGCAGCTGCCCATCCTGGCTGACATGATCCTCTACTACTGCCGCTTTGCCACACgccctgtcctgctgcagctctaCCAGACCGAG CTCACCTTTGTTGGGGGAGAAAAGATGACTGAAGTCTTCATCCACTCCCTTGAGCTGGGCCACTCGGCAGCCACGCGGGCCATCAAAGCATCAG GTCCCGGCAGCAAAAGGCTGGGCATAGATGGAGACAGAGAAGCAATCCCACTAACACTACAGATTGCCTACAGCAAG ACAGCCATCAGTGGAAGAAGTCTCTGGAACGATGTTGAGAAGGTTTGCACATCTGTCAACCTTAGCAAAGCCTGCAAGAAGCGTGAAGAACTAG cctCCAAGACAGAGTGTCTCAACTTAACCATGACGGAGGTGGTCAAAAGGCAAAACTCCAAATCCAAAAAGAGTTTCAATCAG ATCAGTGTGTCCCAAATCAAAGTAGACAAGGTCCAGATCATCGGTGTCCAGTGCTCCTTCGCCGTCTGCCTGGACCAGGATGAGCAGAAGATCCTGCAGAGTGTAACCAG GTGTGAGATCTCTGTGTGCTACAAACCCAGGGACAGCAATCTCTTTGCACTGAGAGGGtcctctctgccttcccaggACCCCTCCGAGTTTCATTCTCTCCTGTGTTTACCCATTGCCACCTTCAGTGGAGCACTGCTGTAG